A genome region from Maridesulfovibrio salexigens DSM 2638 includes the following:
- a CDS encoding metal-dependent hydrolase: protein MPGYKVHVSGSIVAGALVLLGLANIGLYVIDPQQVVVLFVLCVLGALFPDIDTDSKGKRIYYSGMLLLSLTLIYFDQFQWAAYLGILAMLPGISAHRGWTHTWWAMLMVPMPMLLLPYYVYGQPFPTLLPYYVAFVTGYFSHLLLDREL from the coding sequence ATGCCGGGATATAAGGTTCATGTCAGCGGTTCTATTGTGGCCGGCGCGCTGGTTCTTCTGGGATTGGCTAATATCGGTTTGTATGTGATTGATCCTCAGCAGGTTGTTGTTTTGTTTGTTCTCTGTGTGCTGGGTGCGCTTTTCCCGGATATCGATACAGATTCAAAGGGAAAGAGAATCTACTATTCGGGCATGCTGCTTTTGTCGCTTACCCTGATTTATTTTGATCAGTTTCAATGGGCGGCATATCTTGGGATTCTGGCAATGTTGCCCGGTATAAGCGCGCATCGCGGCTGGACTCATACATGGTGGGCCATGTTAATGGTTCCCATGCCCATGCTGCTTTTGCCTTACTATGTTTATGGGCAGCCGTTTCCGACCTTGCTGCCGTATTATGTGGCTTTTGTGACCGGGTATTTTTCGCACCTGCTGCTGGATAGGGAATTATAA
- a CDS encoding STAS domain-containing protein, translated as MEIFDNPDRIKLAFGIPFFNMDFNELMLTVGERAGAKDKTMIFAPSFPWMLDYAKSPHICPFYADFILPTDSEIINLAQKAEIKLKMPLEYFEFPEQIARICAHYGFSLLHVSENALKTDILVRDGYVPLSWDLFTHFKTTGDLDEIDIQSIVGSANNLQPDIVLISAPPESISSSIPKIYEQLPDCVLICIPHDIDKNKIADKMDNIFIPLLLLRDEINYLEEIKRTASMSLPSSVSFDESCTPPSITISGTLDTGTAPDLIRTGIRMLERNFVPTLDLSKTDSASVKGMEALCFLSRRFREAGKKITINEISDNLQNALHRSGSMTCFADYPGISDEQ; from the coding sequence ATGGAAATTTTTGATAATCCGGATCGCATAAAACTGGCCTTTGGAATTCCATTTTTTAATATGGATTTCAATGAGCTTATGCTTACCGTGGGAGAACGGGCCGGCGCAAAAGATAAAACCATGATCTTTGCGCCATCATTCCCATGGATGCTGGATTATGCAAAATCTCCACACATCTGCCCTTTTTATGCAGATTTCATTCTCCCAACGGATTCAGAGATTATCAACTTAGCGCAAAAAGCTGAAATCAAACTGAAGATGCCCTTGGAATATTTTGAATTCCCGGAACAAATTGCCCGTATCTGCGCCCACTACGGTTTCAGCCTGCTCCACGTTTCAGAGAATGCACTGAAAACCGATATTCTTGTCCGCGACGGCTATGTTCCCCTCTCTTGGGACCTGTTTACCCATTTCAAAACAACAGGTGATCTGGACGAAATAGATATCCAATCTATTGTGGGCAGCGCCAACAACCTGCAACCCGACATTGTGCTGATATCTGCCCCACCGGAATCAATCAGCAGTTCTATTCCCAAAATTTATGAGCAGTTGCCCGATTGCGTGCTAATATGCATTCCGCATGACATTGATAAGAATAAGATTGCGGATAAAATGGATAATATTTTTATCCCTTTGCTTCTTCTACGTGATGAGATCAACTATCTGGAAGAAATCAAACGCACAGCGTCCATGTCCCTACCTTCTTCGGTCAGCTTCGATGAAAGCTGCACTCCACCGAGTATAACCATTTCAGGAACTCTTGATACCGGGACAGCTCCCGATTTGATTCGTACCGGAATTCGTATGCTAGAGCGGAACTTCGTTCCCACACTGGATTTATCCAAAACTGATTCAGCTTCAGTCAAAGGGATGGAGGCTCTCTGTTTTCTAAGCCGTAGATTCCGTGAAGCAGGTAAAAAAATCACAATAAACGAAATATCCGACAACCTGCAAAACGCCCTGCACCGCTCCGGGTCCATGACATGCTTTGCTGATTATCCCGGAATCTCTGATGAACAGTAA
- a CDS encoding protein-L-isoaspartate(D-aspartate) O-methyltransferase, with translation MRIDPKRSRLKMVEEQIAARGVADKNVLDAMRRVPRHMFVQDALASRAYSDSALPIGEGQTISQPYIVAVMSELLQIESGHKVLEIGTGSGYQAAVLAEMGADVFSVERIRKLFISARKLLFDMRYFNIQLKLDDGTMGWPENAPYDRIIVTAGGPEIPQYLIDQLADPGILVIPVGGQRRVQRLMLVTKTDGKIETTDMGGCAFVDLVGKQGW, from the coding sequence GTGCGTATAGACCCAAAGCGCTCCAGATTGAAAATGGTGGAAGAGCAGATTGCAGCCCGCGGTGTTGCGGATAAGAATGTGCTTGATGCCATGCGTAGAGTTCCGAGACACATGTTTGTACAGGACGCCCTTGCTTCACGTGCCTATTCTGACAGTGCCCTGCCCATTGGAGAAGGGCAGACTATATCCCAGCCCTATATTGTAGCTGTTATGTCCGAGTTGCTGCAGATTGAGTCGGGGCATAAGGTTCTGGAGATCGGAACCGGGTCCGGGTATCAGGCTGCCGTGCTTGCAGAAATGGGAGCCGATGTATTTTCCGTGGAGAGGATTCGCAAGCTCTTTATTTCCGCTCGCAAACTTCTTTTCGATATGAGATATTTCAACATTCAGCTGAAGTTGGATGACGGGACAATGGGCTGGCCGGAAAACGCTCCATACGACCGTATAATTGTCACTGCCGGTGGTCCTGAAATACCGCAATATCTCATAGACCAACTGGCTGATCCGGGGATACTGGTGATTCCCGTTGGCGGACAGAGGCGGGTGCAACGGCTTATGCTGGTGACTAAAACGGACGGAAAAATTGAAACCACCGACATGGGCGGCTGTGCCTTTGTTGATCTTGTGGGTAAACAGGGCTGGTAG
- a CDS encoding DUF368 domain-containing protein, giving the protein MNFIQAWKNGPGPESIRDYLVLILKGICMGVADIIPGVSGGTMAFITGIYDNLIDSIRSFNGKFIKSLLKFDLTGAVAEAHLRFLIPLLFGIVVAMVSMARVIHTLLGTHPVQVWSLFFGLIAASILVVGRRVGEFSTKNVLSGVVGAVFSYFLVGLIPVTTPDTLWFVFLCASISICAMILPGISGAFILLLLGKYEFITGAIRNPATLDNGAILMAFVCGCAFGISLFSRVLHFLLEKHHALTVSLLTGFMAGAMRKIWPWKEVLDSVVIRGKTHVLSEANVLPPAYDGEFASAVLLMVAGFAAVIILEWVSSAKDS; this is encoded by the coding sequence ATGAATTTTATCCAAGCATGGAAGAATGGCCCGGGGCCGGAATCTATTCGTGATTACCTTGTACTTATTCTAAAAGGAATTTGTATGGGCGTAGCTGATATCATTCCCGGTGTTTCCGGTGGAACTATGGCTTTCATCACTGGAATTTACGATAATCTTATTGATTCCATCCGTTCTTTTAACGGAAAGTTTATTAAGAGCCTCTTGAAATTTGATCTGACAGGGGCTGTTGCTGAGGCGCATCTTAGATTTTTGATCCCTCTCCTGTTTGGTATTGTCGTGGCTATGGTTTCCATGGCCCGAGTTATTCATACTTTACTTGGCACGCATCCGGTACAGGTCTGGTCTTTATTTTTCGGCCTTATTGCTGCGTCCATTCTGGTTGTTGGCAGAAGGGTCGGGGAATTCTCAACTAAGAATGTGCTCTCCGGTGTTGTCGGTGCTGTTTTCAGTTATTTCCTGGTGGGGCTGATTCCTGTAACCACTCCTGACACTCTCTGGTTTGTTTTTCTCTGCGCTTCCATTTCCATTTGTGCCATGATCCTGCCCGGCATCAGCGGAGCGTTTATCCTTTTGCTGTTGGGTAAATACGAATTTATCACCGGAGCCATCCGCAATCCCGCAACCCTTGATAACGGGGCCATTTTGATGGCTTTTGTCTGCGGCTGTGCTTTCGGTATTTCTCTTTTCTCCCGTGTCCTGCACTTTCTGCTGGAAAAACATCATGCTTTGACTGTGAGTCTCTTGACCGGCTTTATGGCCGGGGCCATGCGTAAGATATGGCCTTGGAAAGAGGTTCTCGATTCTGTGGTGATTCGGGGTAAAACTCATGTCCTGAGCGAGGCTAACGTTTTGCCTCCTGCTTATGACGGGGAATTTGCGAGTGCCGTGCTGCTGATGGTTGCCGGATTCGCAGCAGTGATTATCTTGGAATGGGTATCTTCAGCCAAGGACAGCTGA
- the priA gene encoding replication restart helicase PriA, which produces MTTLWQACLASPPYSIYTYEAPADLPKLMEGQRVLVPLGRSVRVAFLIETVETPPEGVELKSIIWPLERDPLLNSNHFKLYRNIGARQMQPLGKVLENVVPKRFRSAKVSFKVADRALPARLKALDIGRMPAEKRMELVKIYDEGRMNVSLPAAIEKEEYVSLTSDPPWPVRPNAARQLQILEFIFENGPREKGFLKNIMGDWTTGVIKKLHSDSLVKIGPPPEEERNPAEKCAATGPKWDFTPSEQQQGAIDELLAALDEPKSTVKLLHGITGSGKTLVYMTAARKCLEQGKSVIVLVPEIALAYALWNGICPLFPDARKYLYHGYQTPVRKEAIFRALAEDDSPALIVGTRSALFLPVRNPGLIIVDEEHDESYKQEERLPYQAKEVAYVLAHMTGSLLVLGSATPDIKTFHAAQQGAFEVISMEKRVGKSMLPAVKVVDTSAIKNPEQPFAPETEARLKEVVAKGEQAVVMLNRRGFSPLIYCTDCEEPFKCPHCNVSMTYHKGRERVICHYCGNAYHFPLPCSICGGSNLLPLGGGTERLEEQVAKALPPETKILRMDRDSTRRQERLDEILKSFARGDAQVLVGTQMLSKGHNFPGVTLVVVSEGDLGLNLPDYRSAERTFQLLVQVSGRAGRGEKPGEVIIQTRNPQNPIWGAVTSADYKTFFEKEIEKRRRFRYPPFTKLTLIRISHPMGWEGEHLCPPFFSQIREAAKESGIMAMGPVPAPLAQLRGRKRFNCLLKSDDWMKTRELYAQILRRNPDKKQIRITMDLDPVNML; this is translated from the coding sequence ATGACTACACTCTGGCAGGCCTGCCTCGCCAGCCCACCATATTCAATTTACACTTACGAAGCACCCGCCGACCTTCCCAAACTTATGGAAGGGCAGCGGGTTCTCGTGCCTTTGGGCCGTTCCGTGCGCGTAGCTTTCCTCATTGAAACAGTGGAAACTCCGCCGGAAGGTGTTGAACTCAAATCTATAATCTGGCCTTTAGAGCGCGACCCCTTACTAAATTCCAATCATTTCAAATTGTACCGCAACATCGGTGCCCGACAAATGCAGCCCTTGGGCAAAGTGCTGGAAAATGTAGTTCCCAAGCGGTTTCGCAGTGCTAAAGTTTCTTTTAAGGTCGCTGATCGAGCATTACCGGCACGGCTTAAGGCATTGGATATCGGGCGCATGCCTGCTGAAAAGCGTATGGAGCTGGTTAAGATTTATGATGAAGGGCGAATGAATGTCAGCCTGCCTGCCGCTATTGAAAAGGAAGAGTACGTCAGCCTCACTTCCGACCCCCCGTGGCCTGTTCGTCCCAATGCTGCCCGTCAGTTGCAGATTCTCGAATTTATTTTCGAAAACGGTCCCCGTGAAAAAGGCTTTCTGAAAAACATCATGGGTGACTGGACCACCGGAGTGATCAAGAAGCTTCATTCCGATTCGTTGGTCAAGATCGGTCCTCCGCCGGAAGAAGAACGTAATCCAGCCGAGAAATGTGCTGCAACTGGGCCTAAGTGGGATTTTACGCCATCTGAGCAACAGCAGGGAGCCATTGATGAACTTCTTGCAGCTCTTGACGAGCCCAAAAGCACGGTCAAGCTGCTGCATGGGATCACCGGGAGCGGTAAGACTCTTGTCTACATGACTGCGGCCCGGAAGTGTCTGGAACAGGGTAAATCTGTGATCGTTTTGGTCCCGGAGATAGCTCTTGCTTATGCTCTTTGGAACGGAATCTGTCCGTTATTCCCCGATGCCCGCAAATATCTTTATCATGGTTACCAGACTCCGGTGCGCAAGGAAGCGATCTTTCGTGCATTAGCTGAGGATGATAGTCCCGCACTGATTGTGGGGACCCGTTCAGCTCTATTCCTTCCGGTACGTAATCCCGGCCTGATCATTGTGGACGAAGAGCATGACGAATCCTACAAGCAGGAAGAGCGTTTGCCATATCAGGCCAAGGAAGTTGCCTACGTGCTGGCCCATATGACCGGAAGTCTGCTGGTCCTCGGTTCGGCAACACCCGATATCAAGACTTTTCATGCTGCGCAGCAGGGTGCTTTTGAAGTTATTTCCATGGAAAAGCGCGTCGGTAAATCCATGCTTCCGGCAGTTAAAGTTGTGGATACCAGCGCCATTAAGAACCCTGAACAGCCTTTTGCGCCGGAAACCGAAGCCCGCTTGAAAGAGGTCGTTGCTAAAGGTGAACAGGCGGTGGTCATGCTTAACCGCCGCGGCTTTTCACCGCTGATTTATTGCACGGATTGTGAAGAGCCCTTCAAGTGTCCGCATTGCAACGTGAGCATGACCTATCATAAGGGGCGTGAGCGGGTGATCTGCCACTATTGCGGCAATGCATACCACTTCCCTTTACCGTGTTCTATCTGTGGTGGTAGCAATCTTCTGCCGCTCGGTGGAGGTACGGAGCGTCTTGAGGAGCAGGTTGCCAAGGCTTTGCCGCCGGAAACGAAAATTCTGCGTATGGATCGCGATTCCACCCGCAGACAGGAACGTTTGGATGAAATTCTGAAAAGTTTTGCCCGTGGTGATGCGCAGGTATTGGTCGGTACGCAGATGCTTTCCAAGGGACATAACTTTCCCGGCGTGACACTGGTTGTAGTTTCCGAGGGCGATCTTGGGCTCAACCTTCCTGATTATCGTTCAGCAGAGCGCACTTTCCAGCTCTTGGTGCAGGTGTCCGGTCGTGCCGGCAGAGGCGAGAAGCCGGGTGAGGTAATTATCCAGACCCGCAACCCGCAGAACCCGATATGGGGAGCGGTTACGTCTGCCGATTACAAAACTTTTTTTGAGAAGGAAATCGAGAAGCGACGCAGGTTCCGTTATCCTCCGTTCACCAAGCTTACTCTAATCCGCATCAGTCATCCTATGGGCTGGGAGGGTGAGCACCTTTGTCCTCCGTTTTTCAGCCAGATTCGCGAGGCTGCAAAAGAGTCCGGTATCATGGCTATGGGGCCTGTTCCTGCACCGCTGGCTCAGTTGCGTGGCCGTAAGCGATTCAATTGTCTGCTTAAGTCTGATGATTGGATGAAAACCCGAGAACTCTATGCTCAGATATTGCGCCGCAACCCTGATAAGAAACAGATTCGTATCACCATGGACCTTGATCCGGTGAATATGTTGTAA
- the pgsA gene encoding CDP-diacylglycerol--glycerol-3-phosphate 3-phosphatidyltransferase, whose amino-acid sequence MFNLANSLTLGRILAVPLIVVLLYYPNKLTMFLAAFVFFLASLTDFFDGYIARRSNQVTNLGKFLDPLADKLLICSTLVMLSYMGYVSGWITVVIICRELAVTGLRAIAVDMGLVLAADKFGKLKTVVQSFALGPLLLHFPYFGIDMHQLGMWILYVAVFLTVFSGANYMYNLHKVWLTSE is encoded by the coding sequence ATGTTCAACCTTGCCAATTCCCTGACTCTTGGACGCATTCTTGCTGTACCTTTAATTGTAGTTCTTCTTTACTATCCGAACAAATTGACCATGTTTTTAGCGGCCTTTGTCTTTTTTCTGGCATCGCTGACCGACTTTTTTGACGGGTACATTGCCCGCCGCAGCAATCAGGTTACCAACCTCGGTAAATTTCTTGATCCGCTTGCGGACAAGCTGCTTATCTGTTCCACCCTGGTCATGCTCAGCTATATGGGGTATGTAAGCGGTTGGATTACTGTTGTTATTATCTGCCGTGAACTTGCAGTTACCGGACTCCGCGCCATTGCAGTGGATATGGGACTTGTTCTTGCTGCAGACAAGTTCGGAAAACTTAAGACTGTTGTTCAGAGCTTTGCGCTCGGTCCCTTGCTCCTGCATTTCCCTTATTTCGGCATTGATATGCATCAGCTGGGAATGTGGATTCTCTACGTGGCTGTCTTCCTGACTGTTTTTTCCGGCGCTAATTATATGTACAATTTGCACAAAGTCTGGTTAACTAGCGAATAA
- a CDS encoding Mrp/NBP35 family ATP-binding protein — MSSSCSSCSSAPQKGGDKKASAAHALQNELISSTLQKIKYKIFVMSGKGGVGKSSVAVNIAAALADKGFKVGILDVDIHGPSVPHLLGITGQLDVERGNLVVPKKVNDNLHVVSMESLLKDPDQAVLWRGPMKTSAIRQFISDVQWGELDFLVVDSPPGTGDEPMTVLKTIPESLAVVVTTPQEVSLADVRKAINFLQYAKANIMGVVENMSGLVCPHCHENIDLFKKGGGEELAAKYGLPFLGAVPLDPTTVVAGDLGKPVVLLEEDSPAKLAFRKVADEIAEAAESSFEVASSTHT, encoded by the coding sequence ATGAGTTCATCATGTAGTTCCTGTTCTTCTGCTCCGCAGAAGGGCGGCGACAAGAAAGCGAGTGCTGCGCATGCTCTGCAGAATGAGTTGATTTCGTCAACTTTGCAGAAAATCAAATACAAAATTTTTGTAATGAGCGGCAAAGGCGGTGTTGGTAAAAGTTCTGTAGCTGTTAACATCGCTGCAGCCCTTGCTGACAAGGGTTTTAAGGTCGGTATCCTTGATGTTGACATCCACGGTCCCAGTGTTCCGCACCTGCTTGGTATTACCGGGCAGCTGGATGTTGAGCGCGGAAACCTCGTTGTTCCCAAAAAGGTAAACGACAACCTGCACGTTGTTTCCATGGAATCTTTGCTCAAGGACCCTGATCAGGCTGTCCTCTGGCGTGGTCCCATGAAGACTTCCGCTATCAGGCAGTTCATCTCCGACGTACAGTGGGGCGAGCTTGACTTCCTCGTAGTTGATTCCCCTCCGGGTACCGGCGATGAGCCCATGACTGTGCTTAAAACCATCCCCGAATCCCTTGCTGTGGTTGTTACCACTCCTCAGGAAGTTTCCCTTGCTGACGTAAGAAAGGCTATAAACTTCCTGCAGTACGCGAAAGCCAACATTATGGGTGTGGTCGAAAACATGAGCGGACTTGTTTGTCCTCATTGCCATGAAAATATTGATCTCTTCAAGAAGGGCGGCGGTGAAGAGCTGGCTGCAAAATACGGCCTGCCTTTCCTCGGCGCAGTTCCTCTTGATCCTACTACTGTTGTAGCTGGAGATCTCGGCAAACCTGTTGTTCTTCTTGAGGAAGATTCCCCGGCCAAGCTTGCTTTCCGCAAAGTGGCTGACGAGATTGCTGAAGCTGCTGAAAGCAGTTTTGAGGTTGCTTCCAGCACTCATACCTAA
- a CDS encoding CBS domain-containing protein yields the protein MLKVNDLMTTELFTLSESDNLKMARSLMDLQRIRHIPIVNDEREFIGLVTHRDILRATISQLADIDPATQGEIDSGIPVGEIMRTDIKTISEDTSLKEAAVLLLDHKYGCFPVVNEKNGLIGILTEADFLKLTISLMEALEQNDD from the coding sequence ATGCTGAAAGTCAACGATCTCATGACCACGGAACTTTTCACCTTAAGTGAATCTGACAATTTAAAAATGGCCAGGTCACTTATGGACCTGCAGCGCATCAGACATATCCCCATTGTAAATGATGAACGGGAATTTATCGGGCTTGTAACCCACCGCGACATCCTGCGAGCCACAATCTCACAACTGGCCGACATTGATCCTGCAACTCAAGGAGAGATTGATTCAGGAATCCCTGTCGGAGAAATAATGCGGACAGACATTAAAACCATTTCAGAAGACACCTCATTGAAAGAAGCAGCTGTACTTCTTCTGGATCACAAATACGGCTGTTTTCCCGTAGTAAATGAAAAGAACGGGTTAATCGGCATCCTGACCGAAGCTGACTTCCTCAAGCTGACCATCAGCCTAATGGAAGCACTGGAACAAAACGACGACTAA
- a CDS encoding ABC transporter ATP-binding protein, whose amino-acid sequence MLKIEDLHVNIGDKEVIKGLNLHIQEGETFILFGPNGSGKTSLLMTLMGFSNYNVTKGKITFKGEDITYAPIYERARLGIGMSFQRPPTIHGLKTRHLVKMCGNGSDVDVEMLAERVNMTNFLDRDINSGFSGGEIKRSELLQLMAQNPGLLLFDEPESGVDLENMHLIGKMVRTLLDGEIKPCLDLSMKEQKMKKGTETCGLIITHTGHILDYINADRGQVLFNGHLCCEARPRDILEHIRKYGYKECVKCLN is encoded by the coding sequence ATGCTTAAGATAGAAGACTTGCACGTCAATATCGGCGACAAGGAGGTCATCAAAGGCCTCAACCTGCATATACAAGAAGGTGAGACTTTCATTCTTTTCGGTCCCAACGGTTCCGGTAAGACCTCCCTGCTTATGACCCTGATGGGTTTCAGCAACTATAATGTTACCAAGGGCAAGATTACTTTCAAAGGTGAAGACATCACCTACGCCCCCATTTATGAGCGTGCCCGTCTTGGTATCGGCATGTCCTTCCAGCGTCCTCCGACCATTCACGGCCTTAAGACCCGTCATCTGGTAAAGATGTGTGGTAACGGTTCCGATGTGGATGTCGAGATGCTTGCTGAGCGCGTCAACATGACCAATTTTCTCGACCGCGACATCAACTCCGGTTTTTCCGGCGGTGAAATCAAGCGTTCCGAACTTCTTCAGCTTATGGCGCAGAATCCCGGCCTGTTGCTTTTCGATGAGCCCGAATCCGGCGTTGACCTCGAAAATATGCACCTGATCGGTAAAATGGTCCGCACTCTGCTTGATGGCGAAATCAAGCCCTGTCTTGATTTGAGCATGAAAGAGCAGAAGATGAAAAAAGGCACTGAGACCTGCGGCCTGATTATTACCCATACCGGACACATTCTGGATTACATCAATGCTGACCGTGGACAGGTCCTTTTTAACGGACACCTCTGCTGTGAAGCCAGACCTCGCGACATTCTGGAGCACATCCGCAAGTACGGATACAAAGAATGCGTGAAATGCTTGAACTAG
- a CDS encoding SufB/SufD family protein, which produces MKKIDLNDFKFDGLEHAVIEDLSSIETEEKEQLIMAGVDVDAKDVSATFMQVDHSNVHCGSNDKDVEVMDIKKALEKYDGLPDYFFKLIDKDKDEFTRNAADNLHGGYFVRTKKGAKIEKPVQSCLFLKAENSGQNIHNIVVVEEDSELHIITGCAAAHDKFSGGHFGLSEFYVKKGGKLTFTMVHNWGENTVVRPRTVGVVEEGGSLINNYVLMKRVKDLQSYPTIFLNGEGAVARFNSVLVAPEGSHIDTGTRIIQNAPNTKAETISRTITTGGTIISRGHIQGNHVPARGHIECQGLILGGGRIHAVPELEGTVEGVELSHEAAVGKIAQEEIEYLMARGMDEDEATSTIVRGFLNVDIMGLPAKLQKEIDKQIEELDANESM; this is translated from the coding sequence ATGAAAAAAATTGATCTGAACGATTTTAAATTTGATGGTCTGGAACACGCAGTAATTGAAGATCTTTCCTCAATTGAAACTGAAGAAAAAGAGCAGTTGATCATGGCTGGTGTTGACGTTGATGCCAAAGACGTCAGTGCTACCTTCATGCAGGTTGACCACTCTAACGTACACTGCGGCAGCAACGATAAAGATGTTGAAGTCATGGATATCAAGAAGGCTCTTGAAAAATATGACGGTCTGCCAGATTACTTCTTCAAACTTATTGATAAAGATAAGGACGAGTTCACCCGCAACGCTGCAGATAATCTGCACGGCGGTTATTTCGTTCGCACTAAAAAAGGCGCGAAGATTGAAAAACCTGTTCAGTCCTGCCTGTTCCTCAAGGCTGAAAATTCCGGCCAGAACATCCATAACATCGTGGTTGTAGAGGAAGATTCCGAACTGCACATCATCACTGGTTGTGCTGCTGCTCATGACAAGTTTTCCGGCGGTCATTTCGGTCTTTCCGAATTTTACGTTAAAAAGGGCGGTAAACTCACTTTCACCATGGTTCATAACTGGGGTGAAAATACTGTTGTTCGTCCCCGCACCGTGGGCGTTGTCGAAGAGGGTGGATCTCTCATCAACAACTATGTGCTCATGAAGCGCGTTAAGGACCTTCAGTCTTACCCGACCATTTTCCTGAACGGTGAAGGTGCGGTTGCTCGTTTCAATTCCGTTCTGGTTGCACCTGAAGGTTCCCATATCGATACCGGAACCCGCATTATCCAGAATGCTCCCAACACCAAAGCGGAAACCATTTCCCGTACTATCACCACTGGCGGTACCATTATCTCCCGTGGTCATATTCAGGGTAACCATGTCCCCGCTCGTGGACACATCGAGTGTCAGGGCCTTATCCTCGGCGGTGGACGCATTCATGCAGTTCCCGAACTGGAAGGTACTGTTGAAGGTGTTGAGCTTTCCCACGAGGCCGCAGTTGGTAAAATTGCGCAGGAAGAGATCGAATATCTCATGGCTCGCGGAATGGATGAGGACGAAGCAACCTCAACCATCGTACGTGGCTTCCTGAACGTTGATATCATGGGTCTGCCTGCAAAATTGCAGAAGGAAATCGATAAACAGATCGAGGAACTTGACGCTAACGAATCCATGTAG
- a CDS encoding FtsB family cell division protein: MLRRRVLLGLLVVINLVLLIRLGMSEQGFFGYLELDDKVQDLERKIEAADNRTLELSREIRRLKTDRDYQEKIIRSRMNYVKENEVLYIFPKSGELKTQGAGADAKQD, encoded by the coding sequence ATGCTGCGACGTAGAGTCTTGCTTGGTTTGCTGGTTGTTATTAATCTCGTGCTGCTAATACGGCTCGGGATGAGCGAGCAGGGATTTTTCGGTTATCTTGAGCTTGATGATAAAGTTCAGGATCTTGAACGGAAAATTGAAGCTGCTGATAACCGGACTCTTGAGCTAAGCAGGGAGATCAGACGACTTAAGACTGATCGGGACTATCAGGAGAAAATCATCCGCAGCAGGATGAATTATGTTAAGGAAAATGAAGTGTTATATATCTTCCCCAAATCCGGGGAACTAAAGACTCAGGGAGCAGGTGCAGATGCAAAGCAAGATTGA
- a CDS encoding Smr/MutS family protein produces MAKKKMSSLSDLKGLKFKKDNKEEHVPKAVRKALEAVKKKTAPVEPEEKEIEVDDDQAFMDAMAGVERMDRSTVTPKKPKPTPAPKMSEEDEGKEYLSSLVSGKIEFELEYSDEFMFGYVRGTDSKVFQKLKQGAFSYESHIDLHGMNSEQAFDNLLFFIRESFLQGKRCVLAVTGRGKNSPGGHSVLKREIQEWLTRDPFRRVVLAFCTAQPKDGGAGAIYILLRKQKKVQGKVKWDKGINWGKDI; encoded by the coding sequence ATGGCTAAAAAGAAAATGAGTTCCCTTTCAGATCTGAAGGGTTTGAAATTCAAAAAAGATAATAAAGAAGAACATGTGCCGAAGGCGGTAAGAAAAGCACTGGAAGCAGTGAAGAAAAAAACCGCCCCAGTGGAACCGGAAGAAAAGGAAATTGAAGTGGATGATGATCAGGCATTTATGGATGCCATGGCAGGTGTTGAGCGCATGGACCGCTCCACCGTTACGCCCAAAAAACCAAAACCGACCCCTGCCCCCAAAATGTCAGAAGAAGACGAAGGTAAGGAATATTTGAGCAGCCTTGTTTCCGGCAAAATTGAATTTGAGCTTGAATATTCTGATGAATTCATGTTCGGCTACGTGCGCGGAACCGACTCCAAAGTTTTTCAGAAACTAAAACAGGGAGCATTCAGCTACGAATCACATATCGATTTGCACGGCATGAATTCAGAACAGGCTTTCGACAATCTGCTCTTTTTCATCCGCGAATCATTTCTGCAAGGTAAGCGCTGCGTTCTGGCTGTTACCGGACGGGGCAAGAACTCACCCGGTGGTCATTCTGTCCTTAAACGTGAAATTCAGGAATGGTTGACCCGTGATCCCTTCAGGCGCGTTGTACTTGCCTTTTGTACTGCCCAACCAAAGGATGGCGGTGCCGGAGCGATATACATTCTGCTGCGCAAACAGAAAAAGGTTCAGGGCAAGGTAAAATGGGACAAAGGCATAAACTGGGGTAAAGACATTTAA